In Methanocella paludicola SANAE, the sequence CGCTCACTGCGGGCGTGCCCTGTATTGTGGCGAACGGCTCCGCGCTCTCCGAGTTCGTGGGGGATTCGTGCCGGGGCGTAGACGTCCCTATCGGCGGCGAGAAGCTCGCCCAATACATAAAAGAAGCACAGTTCAACGGCATGCCACGCAACGTGCTCGACTGGGGCGAGGTCGCGGAGCGGGTGCTCAAAGTATACGGGGAGTAGCGGGATGGATACGGCGATCGTCATCAAGCGGCTTGTCGGCCAGGACGCGATGAGCAACTTCACGATGGCGTCTGCCGAAGCGCTAAAGAAGACCGGAAAGGTCACCGTATTTACTTTTGCTTACGAGCGCCCTCCCGTAGAGGGCGTGGAAATTCGACTTATGGGAGGCAAAAACAGCCACAGCATGGGCACGAACCTGGAAGCCCTGGCGGGCGCAGTCGGCCTGGCCCGTGAGCTTTCGAAGTACGACGTGTTGTTAATGGTCGACCCGGATGTGGGCCCGATGCCCGCGTGCCGTCTGGCACTGCGCTATAACCCTAAGCTGAGGGTCATGTGGACCTTCCATGGCCTCACGCCCGTGCAGTACGTGAGCGGCGCCAGGGACCGGTGGCTCATGCGGATCAGGAAGTTCTTTTATGTCCGCTCCATGAGGAGGGCCGACATGGTACAGGTATTCAGCCAGTTCATTAAAAAAGAGGTATTGCATTGGGGGATCGATCCTTCCCGGGTCGTGGTCATGCCACTGGGCGTGGAGCCGGGCGGGATGCGGGGCGACGGGGGCAAGGTCAGGAGCAGGTACGGCATCGGCGACAAATTTGTGGTCCTGTACGTGGGGCGCCTGGCCAATTTCAAGCACGTCGACGAATTAATTAAGGCCGTATCCACCCTGGATGATGCCTGCCTCCTGATCGTCGGGGATGGCCCTGAGCGTGAAAATCTGCGGAAACTGATCAAGGAGCTTCACATGGATAGCCGGGCCTGGCTCGCAGGGAGGGTCCCTGACGGGGAGCTGCCCGACTATTATGCGGCATGCGACGCGTGGGCCACGGCGAGCCGGCACGAGGGGTTCTGTGTCCCGGTCATCGAGGCGATGTCGGCCGCGAAGCCCGTGGTCGTGCCCGATACGGGCGCCATGCCCGAGACCGCGGGCCCTGCCGGACTGGTATACAGGCCCGGGGACGTAGCGGACCTCGCGAAAAAGCTCGGCATGCTCATTAAGGATAAAGCGCTCTACTCTTCGCTAAGCAGCCGGGCGGAGGAGAGAGTTCGTGAGTTCGATATGCAGGCGGTGCTCAGGCAGTACGTCGGCCTGTGCTCGCGCTAGGGCTCGAGCTTTCCGTACTTTTTGTTGATGAAGTCGCCGATGCCCCGGGCTATGTACCGGCTCCTTCCGGGCCGTCCCCTGAGCAGGTTCACTAAATACGATAGGCCATACCGTATAAAAAAGAGCGGGTAAAAGATGAGCTTGTGGTACCACCGGCCGTTCACGCTGACGAAGAGGGGCAGGTTTCTCGGGCCATAGTAATAATCGGAGTCCTTCACTTTGCCTGTAGATATCCCGGCCTTGTGGAATATGCGCGCGTCGTAGTCCACCACGGAACGGTAGCCGGCCGAACGTGCCCGGAGGTTCCAGTCGGTCTCCTCGAAGTAAAGGAAGTAACGCTCCTCCATAGGGCCGATGCGCCTCGCCACCTCCGACTTTATTAATAGCGCGCAGCCGCTCACGTAGTCGACCTCCCGCACGCCGGCAAAGTCTTTTTCTGGCAGCCCCTCTCCCATGTTCCCGATCTTACCTGTGAACATGTTGATCCTGCCCCCGGCCGACCATATTTTTTCAGGGTCGCTGTACATGCATATCTTCGGGCCCACGATGCCTATGCCCGCGTCACTTTCGGCCGTGCCTACCATCCTGCCCAGAAAGCCGGGCTCGACGGTCGTATCGTTATTCAATAATAGCAGATAGTCGGCGCCTTCCTCCAGGGCTCGCTTTATGCCTGCGTTATTCCCTCCGGCAAACCCCAAATTCTCCTGGTTCACCAACAGCTCTATGTCCGGGTACTTCTGCCTGAACAACTCGACGGACCCGTCGGTCGAGGCATTATCGACGAGCAGTATTTTATAGTTCGGGTAATCGAGAGATATGAGCGAATCCAGGCACTCGGCTGTGTCGTCCGTGCCGTTCCAGTTTAATATGATGATGGTGACGCAGGGCTTCATATCTAAGAACGTTGACACATTTGCCTGAAAGCCTATATAACTTCCCCGGCCAGGGTAAAAGCAGGTTTATATCGTATGCATATTATATGTGAATGCGTTGGCCGGATGGTGAGAGAAGTTTGAGGATCGCGCTGGTGAGGGGAAATAACCTGAATCGTTTTGAGATGCAGAGCTATAAGCCCCTATCCCAAAGGCACGAGATCACGGGATATTCCTCCTACACGAATAAGTTCGAGACCGTAGACATGGGATTCCCCGTAAAAAAGCTGCACACCACCGAGGAACGTTATGGTTTTTTACCATCACCGCTGAGAGGCATGGCGTATGGATTATCTCTTCCCAGGGGCTTGAACGAGAGGATGGCTGGCCTGGAGAAGGAGCTCGAGGATAAGGATATCGTCCATACGGCAGAAACATTTACTGGCTATTCTTACCAGGCCGCCAGATACAAGGCCGTAAGTAAGGTCAAGCTTGCCCTGACCGTATGGGAGAACATACCATTTTTATCCACGCACCTCTTCCGGGGATTTGATGGTATATCGGAGACGATGCGAAGAGCCCTGACCGGTAATGACCGCATTGTCGAATATACTAAAAGCCGGGCCGATGTCTTCATTGCCGTGACTGATCGGGCGAAGGCTGCACTGATGATCGAAGGGGTTCCCGAAGACCGTATCCGGGTCGTCCCGGCGGGCATTGACACCGGGCGCTTCAAGCCTGCGCCCGCCGATCCGGAATTGAGGAAAAAGCTGGGCGCTTCTGACGATGACCTTCTAGTATTATACATGGGAAGACTGGTTAAGGAGAAAGGCGTCTATGACCTGCTCCACGCGGCCATGCTGATAGCCCGAGACCCTGAGCTGAAGAGCGTGAAGATTGCGATGGTGGGCACAGGGCCGGAAAAGGACGCCGTGGCCGAAAGGATCGCGCCCGCCGGCTTAAGGGAGCGGGTGTTGCTTGCCGGAGGCTTTTCTTATAGTGCCGTACCAGATCTATACAATGCGGCCGACACTTTTATACTCCCCAGTATTCCTGCGCCTTTCTGGCAGGAGCAGTTCGGCATGGTACTGGTCGAAGCCATGGCCTCTGGCCTCCCCGTCATTTCAACGATGAGCGGCTCAATACCCGAGGTAGTGGGCGATGCCGGCATATTGATACAGCCCAATGACCCGTTATCCATCTACAACGAGATCAAGAGGCTGGCCGCAGACGCATCGGCCAGAGAAGCGTATGGAAAGCGGGGCAGGCGGAGGGCTCTGGAAAAGTTCGATACCCGTATCGTCTCTGAGCAAGTCGAAGCTATTTATCGGGACCTGATGTAGTACTGGCCTGATCATTTTTTACTGGAGCCGCGTACTTTCCTTTGAGGATAGACCGGACCAGCGATAGGTCCTCACTATCGATCCCTCCTGCGGCATAAAGCGAGACAAAATACACTAAAATACCGCATGGTATCAGGACCAAGATGTTCCAGCTTTTCAAGAGCCAGAGGAAGGCTCCCATGACCATACTTGCGGCCGCCACCCTGCTCAAGATCTGTACGATGATAGCGCCCTTGATACCAAATCCCAGCCTTGTGGCGTAATAAAAGCTGATCACCAGCATCGTTAGCTCAGACATCACCAGCGCAAAGCTAGAGCCGATATAGCTTAAGAGAGGTATTAATATGATGTTCAAGGCGAAGTTCACGAGCATGCCTATCCCGATTATCACCGTCGTGAGCCTCTGATGGTTGGTAGAGCTGAATGTCTGCAGGAATGGCGTGTATACGAAGGACAAAAAGACGGACCATATCACTATTTGCATGACGACTATGGATGGAGAATATCCATCGCCATATATTGTCCATATGATCTTATCCGCCAGCACAGTTGCGCCAACTGCCATCGGCACGCCTATTACCAGCATGAACTTCATGTACTTCTCATAGATCAGCTTCAGGTTATCCGGAGAAGAAATGAAGAACCTGGACATCGCGGGAAATAACGCGGTGTTGACCATCAAGGGCACAACCTGGAGGTAGTGTACAAGCCTCGATGACGCTGAGTACCAGCCCAGCACATCCTGCGCCTGCATGTTGAATAATAGCAAGGAGTCAATAGAATAATAGATCGTCAGAAAAAATCCCCCAATGCCAAACGGCAGGGATTCGATGATGATTGTTTTTAAGAACCGGGGGTCTAGCTCCATTTTCGGTTTGACGATAAAAAGTGCGCTGACTATTAAGCTATAGATTATGACGAGCAGGTTCGTTGCTAGGTTGATGAATGCAAACCCCATAAGCCCGAGGTCAAAATGTATGGCCAGAAAAGTGCCCGAGAACATCAGGACGCTGTATAACACCGTACCGATGGACTGGTATTCCATCTTTTCGAACGCCTGGAAAAGCGAGTTGAACAGCCCGTTCAATACGTATAACACCGTCGATATGGCGATGATATAAACGACCTGAATGGTCTGCTCAGGATAATCACCGACATTTATGACTACGGCCATAACCAGTACCAGGAGCACGGACAGGAATATCCTGAGCGCGGCCAAGTTACCGAGGTACTTGCCGGCCTGTGACTTATCCCTGGCAACCTTCATCGCCGTCAGGGTACTGAAACCGAAGTCGGCAAAATAGGCGAATACGGTGGTAAACGACAGGGCGAAGCTCATGATGCTGAAGCCATCGGGCGTCAAATATCGCGCTGAATAAGAAAGGTATGTCAGGCTGACGGCTATGCTGATGATCTGCGCCGCCAGCAGGACGGTCGTGTTCTTGGCTAATGTTCTCGCCGTAGACATCTATCTCAACCATCACGGGCCATGAATCAGGTGCCCGTAAGGGGCAATGGATCTAGCCCCTAGAAGTATGAATTAGTTCACCTGTGCATCTTTGATAAATCTTTTGGTGTTATCCGGTTTTTATGTCGGGCGGTAATAGACCGATGCCCTGGATACCGTGGCACGTAACTGCATATGCTCGTTCAGCAAGGGCAGTACGTCTTCGTTCCCGGGATTATCCCGAATATCAGATACGATAGCCCATACAATGCCGCTATCGTCACTTATTATGTCGTCATAGCTCGAATTTTTTTCGACCATATCCTGGATCCCCAGCAAGCCGGCATACAAGCCCGGCGATATGCTGTCGCTATTGAATACTACGACCTTATCCCCTGAGCTCGAATGGTCCTTAACGTATTGCATGGCTCCCCTTATGTCTACGTTCGTGCCGCTGTACAACGGCGTAATGCTGAATGCTACGGCCAGGAGTATGAGCGCGATCATGCCGGCGAGCGTCATTACCCTATATCGGGCATTACCCGCATGCTCTGCGAGCGATACGATGCCGTTGGACACGAGCGCGAGGTACGGAACGATTAAAAATAATATATACCTGAACCCGCAGAACCTGGTAAAGTTAGATAGCAGGAGCGTGGCCATCGAAGCGATGATAAGTATCGTGAGCAGGTACGATAGCTCGCGGGACTTTTTCCTCCAGGCGAGGACGATGCCGGCGGCGGATAGCGCCATGTATGCCGCGGTAAACGCCACTGTGAGGATGGTCCGGGGGTTCTTTATGCCACAGGCCGTCAGGAAATACGCTAACTTCGGGAAAAACATGAGGTTATCGGTTTGTAGCTGGCTGGCCACCATGCTCGATTGCGACTGGTGGTACGCAACGGGAAGCTGGGGCAGGAAGGCCAGAAAGATCAACGCCATGATGATGAGCAAATGCCGGAATGCCGCCGTGTTAAGGGCGTCCTTGCTTTTTGTCCTGAACGATATGGCGAGGCCATACAGGGCCAGCGTGCCCGTGAGCAGGAAACCGTAGTAGTGCGTGTACACTATCAATACGGAGGATATCGCGAAAACCGCCCAATCGGCCAGCTGGTCTCTCTTTATCGAGCGGTAAAAATAGTACATCTGGATGGCGCCCAGGAATACCATCATCGTGTACATGCGCGCCTCCTGCGAATAGGTAATGCCGGCGAAAGAGACCGCGTAGAGCAGCGAGGCCACGATACCCACGTTCTTTCCAAAAAGATCCTTCGCCAGGAAATAGAGAGGGAATATCGCAAGGACGCCAAATATCACAGAGGGCATCCTTGCCACGAGCTCGATCTGTCCCGGCAGGCTCAGGAAAAAGTGCAGGAGAAGATAATAAAGGGGAGGATGGACGTCTTCGCTTGCCAGCGCAATTATTCCCGTGAGGCTGTTTTGGGACAGAACGATACTAAACGACTCGTCCAGCCACAGGCTATCAAGCCCCAGATGATAAAGCCTCAGCACTAGCGTGAGGAGGGAAATGGCCGCCAGGCATATTGCGTAGCGATTATTCGCTACGACTTCTATCGGGCTATTGAATGATCGTTGACCAGCCATGCCTCGGAAATCCTGAGATCCTTTACGCATCCCGGTCATAGTAGTCTATGTGATAAAGTAGCTGAGGAATGATAATTCTTGTGATTTTCAATAAAGTACAGTCGGCGTCTGGCTTACTGGTTACATTGACAGTCATACTTCCGGCCATGAAAGCGAATAGGTTAAATAAGCGCAGGATGAACTCACCTGATTGACTTTAACGTGATACCATGCTGACCCTGTTTACGATGCCAAAGCCTTTCCGGGGATACATCGGGACCATCCAGAGGAACGCCATTAAGAGCTGGACCCTGCTGCGCCCCGAATGCGAGGTCATACTATTCGGCGACGAAGAGGGCGTGGCCGAGGCCGCCCGCGAGCTGAACGTGAAACACGTGCCTTCCGTCGAGCGGAACTCCTATGGAACGCCTTTACTGGATGATATGTTCGAGCAGGCGGAGAAGATAGCGTCTAACGATCTAATGTGTTTTGTGAATTGCGACATAATTTTAATGGACGACTTTATGGCTGCCCTGGAAAGGGTAAACGGCGTAAAACGACGGTTCTTAATGTGCGGGAGGCGCTGGAACGTCGACATCATGGAGCCATATGATTTCTCCGAGGGCTGGGAGGGACGGATGAGGGAGTTCGTAAAGGCCACTGGCAAGCTTGTACCTCCGAACTCTATTGATTTTTTCGTATATCCCAGAGGCCTCTGGGGAAATGTACCTGCCTTCGCTATCGGCAGGCCGCGGTACGAT encodes:
- a CDS encoding glycosyltransferase family 4 protein; the encoded protein is MDTAIVIKRLVGQDAMSNFTMASAEALKKTGKVTVFTFAYERPPVEGVEIRLMGGKNSHSMGTNLEALAGAVGLARELSKYDVLLMVDPDVGPMPACRLALRYNPKLRVMWTFHGLTPVQYVSGARDRWLMRIRKFFYVRSMRRADMVQVFSQFIKKEVLHWGIDPSRVVVMPLGVEPGGMRGDGGKVRSRYGIGDKFVVLYVGRLANFKHVDELIKAVSTLDDACLLIVGDGPERENLRKLIKELHMDSRAWLAGRVPDGELPDYYAACDAWATASRHEGFCVPVIEAMSAAKPVVVPDTGAMPETAGPAGLVYRPGDVADLAKKLGMLIKDKALYSSLSSRAEERVREFDMQAVLRQYVGLCSR
- a CDS encoding glycosyltransferase family 2 protein, which produces MKPCVTIIILNWNGTDDTAECLDSLISLDYPNYKILLVDNASTDGSVELFRQKYPDIELLVNQENLGFAGGNNAGIKRALEEGADYLLLLNNDTTVEPGFLGRMVGTAESDAGIGIVGPKICMYSDPEKIWSAGGRINMFTGKIGNMGEGLPEKDFAGVREVDYVSGCALLIKSEVARRIGPMEERYFLYFEETDWNLRARSAGYRSVVDYDARIFHKAGISTGKVKDSDYYYGPRNLPLFVSVNGRWYHKLIFYPLFFIRYGLSYLVNLLRGRPGRSRYIARGIGDFINKKYGKLEP
- a CDS encoding glycosyltransferase family 4 protein, producing the protein MRIALVRGNNLNRFEMQSYKPLSQRHEITGYSSYTNKFETVDMGFPVKKLHTTEERYGFLPSPLRGMAYGLSLPRGLNERMAGLEKELEDKDIVHTAETFTGYSYQAARYKAVSKVKLALTVWENIPFLSTHLFRGFDGISETMRRALTGNDRIVEYTKSRADVFIAVTDRAKAALMIEGVPEDRIRVVPAGIDTGRFKPAPADPELRKKLGASDDDLLVLYMGRLVKEKGVYDLLHAAMLIARDPELKSVKIAMVGTGPEKDAVAERIAPAGLRERVLLAGGFSYSAVPDLYNAADTFILPSIPAPFWQEQFGMVLVEAMASGLPVISTMSGSIPEVVGDAGILIQPNDPLSIYNEIKRLAADASAREAYGKRGRRRALEKFDTRIVSEQVEAIYRDLM
- a CDS encoding flippase, with translation MSTARTLAKNTTVLLAAQIISIAVSLTYLSYSARYLTPDGFSIMSFALSFTTVFAYFADFGFSTLTAMKVARDKSQAGKYLGNLAALRIFLSVLLVLVMAVVINVGDYPEQTIQVVYIIAISTVLYVLNGLFNSLFQAFEKMEYQSIGTVLYSVLMFSGTFLAIHFDLGLMGFAFINLATNLLVIIYSLIVSALFIVKPKMELDPRFLKTIIIESLPFGIGGFFLTIYYSIDSLLLFNMQAQDVLGWYSASSRLVHYLQVVPLMVNTALFPAMSRFFISSPDNLKLIYEKYMKFMLVIGVPMAVGATVLADKIIWTIYGDGYSPSIVVMQIVIWSVFLSFVYTPFLQTFSSTNHQRLTTVIIGIGMLVNFALNIILIPLLSYIGSSFALVMSELTMLVISFYYATRLGFGIKGAIIVQILSRVAAASMVMGAFLWLLKSWNILVLIPCGILVYFVSLYAAGGIDSEDLSLVRSILKGKYAAPVKNDQASTTSGPDK
- a CDS encoding glycosyltransferase family 39 protein, encoding MAGQRSFNSPIEVVANNRYAICLAAISLLTLVLRLYHLGLDSLWLDESFSIVLSQNSLTGIIALASEDVHPPLYYLLLHFFLSLPGQIELVARMPSVIFGVLAIFPLYFLAKDLFGKNVGIVASLLYAVSFAGITYSQEARMYTMMVFLGAIQMYYFYRSIKRDQLADWAVFAISSVLIVYTHYYGFLLTGTLALYGLAISFRTKSKDALNTAAFRHLLIIMALIFLAFLPQLPVAYHQSQSSMVASQLQTDNLMFFPKLAYFLTACGIKNPRTILTVAFTAAYMALSAAGIVLAWRKKSRELSYLLTILIIASMATLLLSNFTRFCGFRYILFLIVPYLALVSNGIVSLAEHAGNARYRVMTLAGMIALILLAVAFSITPLYSGTNVDIRGAMQYVKDHSSSGDKVVVFNSDSISPGLYAGLLGIQDMVEKNSSYDDIISDDSGIVWAIVSDIRDNPGNEDVLPLLNEHMQLRATVSRASVYYRPT